A segment of the Lentimicrobiaceae bacterium genome:
CTATTATAGTGCTGTTAGTCCCGAATTCAGCAATTATTATCAGGATGACCAGATGCAGGCATACGCTGTAATGTCGCGTATATGGCAATATGCCGAAAAATACGGACAGAAAGCATTGCTTGATGAACTGAAATCAAAAATGATTATTCCTGAGGATTTGAAAGATGTCTTTAAATAATCGATGATTTATAACTTGAAGCCGCCGGTTGATATTTCAGCCGGCGGCTTTTGATTTTAGGAGTGAGCTATTTGTCATATCTGCCAGGGAAATTTTAGATCAGGTGTAATTGTGGCGCAAATAACGGTGTCAAATACTTGGTAACTGTGGATTGATAAACACAGGGCAGTGGTCATCACACATAAAGGGAAACTACTGTTACGAATGAAGTGATTACAGGGCCAAAAACAGGAGCAAAGACTAAAAACCAAAAGCCTTCCGGATGATAAACATCTGAAAGGCTTTTATATATGATAGGTGATAAATCAGCTATTTTTTGGCAACAGCATCAGGTTTATTTCTGACATACCAGATTAAAGCTACTCCGGCAAGAATAAACGGAATACTCAGCCATTGTCCCATGTTTAGCGACATGCCTTCTTCAAACTTAACCTGATTTTCTTTCAGAAATTCAATCAGGAACCTGACGCCAAAGAGGACAATCAGAAATACGCCGAAAATTGTGCCTTCTTTCATGGTCTTATAGTTTTTGCGATAGTAATGGAGAAGGGCAAAGAACAAGGCAAGGTATGAGAGTGCTTCATAAATCTGAGTAGGGTGGCGTGGAATAGTTTCGCCGTCGCGCAAAAAGACGAAACCCCAGGGAAGGGAGGTGAAATGTCCGTAAATCTCACTGTTCATGAGGTTTCCCATTCTGATAAAAAAGCCGCCAAGTGCAACCACAATAACAACGCGGTCGAGTGTCCACAGATAAGTTTTTCCGGTTTTTCTTACAAACAGAATCAGGGCGAGCAGAATACCAACGGCAGCTCCGTGGCTGGCGAGTCCGCCTTCCCATATTTTAAGAATGCTGATTGGATCGGCCAGGTATTCAGCCGGCTGATAAAAGAAAACATGTCCCAGACGGGCACCCACAACCGTGCCTATCACCACATAGGTGGCCAGTCTGTCAAGTACATTTACGGAGATGTTCTCTCTCTTAAAAACCTGTTTTTCAAGTATTAAATATCCGAGATAAAAAGAAAGGGCAAAAAATAATCCATACCATCTGATTTGAAGTCCTCCGATGTGGAAAATCAATGGGCTAATATCCCAGTTTATCTGATTGAGTAGCATATGTTTTTATATTAAACCGCAAAAGTAAACAATTAACAGCCATCAGCCTTTTTTTGGATGAATTGATTTTTCGCTTTTTAATTTCTGCATCAGCTTGTATATAACGCCCTGGTAGTAGGTGTGATTTTGGGGGAGATTAAATCCTGAGCATGCAATGGCTTGATTGTAAGCTTCTGATAAATCAAAATCTTTTTGTTTGCGGGCGGCGTAAATTCCCGCTTTGTGAAGGTTTTTAGCCAGAAATTCCTGTTCGGTCTGGCCCGGAGTAGGAATCAGTACGGCCTTGTTTCCTGTGTAAGCAATATCCATGAGTGTTGAATAACCTGCACGGCATATGACAACTGGTTTTTGATGGAGAATTGAGCCCAGTTCTTCGGTTTCGAGGTGGTCGGCTATATCGAGCCCTTTTCTGAGCGGTTTTATTTGCGTATCTCCGGGGATTCCCCTTAACAACAGGCAATGTTTGTCAGGCAATGGCAACCGGGCCAGGAGCTTGTTTTCGAAAATAGTGCGTTGAGGCTCAGGGCCAGATACAATGGCTACGACATCATATCTGCGCTGACTTCTTTTAGTTGCTTTAAGTTGGTCAAAACGACTGAGTAAACCGATGTAACTTGTATTTTGAGGTAAGTTTCTGCCATGTGATAGTTTTCCTGACAGGTTGAGCTTGCCAGCGAAGTCAGGAATCCAGGATTCATCATAATGCTTCATATGGTAACGGGTAGCCAGCCTGAGAACAGGCGCATACAACATCAAGGCGGCAGGCGCTATAATGTTTACCTGATGCGTGATAAAAACAGAATAAACGTTTTTGTTCCACAATCCATAACGATTGTCAGATATAACCATATCAGGTTGCAGCTCGCGGATGATTTTATTCATCTCTTTATGCTCTTTTGCAATCATCCTTAAAAGACGCGGAGCATCAGTGAGTACTTTTATTGCAACCGGCAATCGTTTACCATAACTCACATTGTACCCGGGCAAGCGGACAAATTCAATTCCGGGGAATTCAGTTTGCAGTAAAGTGAGCTGCAATCCGTCCGATCCAACAATCACTTCAGCCCCGTTTTCAATAAGTTCTCTGATAAGGGGAATGCATCGGGTGGCATGCCCAAGACCCCAGTCAAGCGGACAAATCAATACACGGACTTTATCGGATTTCATGCTTTTTTTTCTGCAAATATAGAAACTGAAAATTCATAAAGACTGACTTCATAGAGAATTAACGAAAAGTTCATAAATTCGCAATATGGCTATTGATCAACAAACTTTACTCTATCAGATAGCTTTGACGCTGCTGCCCGGCGTTGGAGATGTGAATGCACGGAAGCTGGTTTCCTATACCGGTAGCCCTGAAGCAGTTTTTACAGAAAAGAAAGCCAATTTGCTCAGAATTCCGGGTATGGGCTCTTTTACTGCCGATTTGATTATTCAAAACCGTGATGTCTTAAAGCGCGCTGCGGAAGAAGTGGAATTTGTTGACAAGTTTAAAATTGAACCGGTATTTTATACTTCTGATGGTTATCCCGAAAGGCTAAAGCACTGTGCTGACAGCCCGGTATTGATATATAAATCAGGCAATGCAGATTTAAACTCCCCGCGTATTGTAAGCATAGTAGGAACCCGCAGGGCAACGGAATATGGCAAAGAAATCTGCCGGAAGCTGGTAAGCGGATTGGTAGAGATGGATGTGCTGGTGATTAGCGGACTTGCTTACGGAATTGATACCTGTGCGCATAAATCAGCACTTGACGAAGGACTGTCAACAGTTGGGGTGCTGGCTCACGGGCTCGACAGAATTTATCCTCCCTTAAATAAAGGGCTGGCTGAGCGTATGGTAAATCAGGGCGGTTTGGTTACAGAATTTCCTAGCCAAACCAATCCTGACAGGGAAAACTTCCCCAAACGCAACCGCATTATTGCCGGCCTCGCAGATGCAACAATTGTGATTGAAGCAGGTGCTAAAGGAGGTGCTCTTATCACTGCTGATATTGCCAACTCATACAATCGTGATGTGTTTGCCGTTCCGGGCCGCATAGGTGACCCTGCATCTGAAGGTTGCAATAACCTGATTAAAACCAACAGGGCTGCGCTTGTTCAGTCGGCCAATGATATCAGGTATATTATGGGCTGGGATAAATTGAATGCCAAAGCAATACCTGCCCAAACCCGCTTGTTTGTGCAACTTGATGCCGATCAGGAAAATGTTGTTAGAATTCTTACAGAAAATGGTGATTGCAGCCTTGATAAAATTTGCAACTGCAGTGGCGTGCAAACAAGTAAAGTAGCTGCAGCTTTGCTTTCACTTGAATTTGAAGGTATTGTAAAAAGTTTGCCGGGTAAGATTTACCGTCTGATCTAGTGCTGTTCTGCAGTTTTTTGCAGGCTTTTTCTGAATAGTATGAAAGAAATGAAAACGGTTACAGTTACAAACATCCAGAACAAGAGCACGTCGCTGCTCAGCAATGAAAACCGGTAAATGCCCAAAAAAACGGTTGCAGCTCCCAAGCCAGTCATGGAATCGATAAACTGATTTTTTCTGATGTCGCCAAGTCCGGTAAAAAAGCCTGTGATAACGGCTATGGCCATGCTTACAGGGCCCATGCTCCAGAAGAAATGCTCTGATAAACCGCTCTTATTGCCCAGGAGTGAGTAGTATATGGCATAAATACTGGTTAACCCGAGCGTGATAACGACGGCATATAATATTCCTGTTGATGGCGTTTTATGGCGCATTTTTCTCAGAACCGAAAAACGCAAAGGCAAAAAAACGGATATTTGATAAACAAAAGCAACAAACACAAATGAATAGGCTATCATGCGGCGGATACTCCGGGCGCCGTCAATCATCAGGTAGTGTGCCGCCTGATCTATCAGTATAACTGGAATTATCATCCACACACCCCAGAAAAAGGCTTGTACCAGCAACATGTGGTTCGATTTCGGATGCCTGTATTTATGGAACAGGTATATTGCCATGAAAATTGCAGGTGAAATGAGGTAACCGGGTAGCTGTTCCATCATGGATGTATGAGTTCAATGAATTGAATAAAGCGGTTGAAGTGAATTTCTCTTTGTCCGAAAATTAATGCAGCCATATCCTTTTTAAAGCGATTGATTCTGCGCAGATAAATGTGCTAATCAAATATAGTGATATTTTGTAATTTTACGCTTTCCAAAACAATGAATCAAAAAAAATGAAATGGTTGAAGTAAAAAGGCTGAATGAAGCTGAAATCCGTGAAATGGGCATCAGGAACTGGGCCATTTGGGAGAAAGAGGAGTCCCGATTTGCACATACTTACGATGAAGAAGAATGGTGTTATTTTCTTGAAGGAGAGGTCATCATAGAAACAGATGCAGGTAATTATCCGATTAAGCCCGGCGATTTTGTTATTTTTCACAATGGGTTAAATTGCGTTTGGGATATCAGGCAGGCCGTCAGAAAACATTATCTTTTCAAATGAGTACTGCCAATGAGTTGATGGGCGTTGTAATCCGCTCAACGGGAAGTTTTTGCACGGTGCTGGCCGACAATGGAAAAACTATTGAATGCAAATTAAAGGGAAATTTCCGAATCAGGGGAATCCGGTCAACCAATCCGGTAGCAGTTGGCGACAGGGTTGGTTTTAGTTTTTTGCCTGAACAGGAAACAGGTTTGATTCATAAAATTGAGGAAAGACAGAATTACATCATCCGTAAGGCAACCCGTCTTTCGGCTATGTCGCACATTATTGCTACAAATATCGATCAGGCAGTCATTATGGTAACATTGGTAAAGCCGCGGACTTCCACCGGCTTTATTGACAGGTTTCTGGTTACAGCCGAAGCATATCATATTCCGGCGTTTATTGTTTTTAACAAGTGCGATCAGTACACCACGGTCGAAGCTGCGGCTATGAATCAAATGATTCAGCTTTATGAAGGGCTGGGTTATCCCTGCCTGGTTACATCGGCTATAACCGGTCAGGGTGTTGAAGATGTTAAAAAGCTATTTATTGATAAGGTTAATTTGCTTAGCGGGCATTCGGGTGTTGGAAAAACAGCCCTGATTAATGCAGTTGAACCCGGAGTTATCAGAAAGGTTGGCGAAATATCTGACTACCACCACAAGGGAAAACATACCACCACTTTTGCCGAAATGATACCCCTGTCTTTTGGAGGATTTGTGATTGATACGCCGGGTATTAAAGAGTTTGGTTTGGTTAATTTCGAAAAACAGGAGGTGCCTGAGCGCTTTCCTGAAATGCGCAATCTCATGCACCAGTGCCAGTTTAATAATTGTACCCATGTGCATGAACCTGGCTGTGCCGTTAAAAAAGCACTGACCAATGGTTTAATCAGCCAATCGAGATACGCCAATTACCTGAGTATTTTAAATGATGAATATTTTGATGAAACAGAGTGGGATTGATCATTTGATAAAGAAAAAACCATGCGCTTGCTGATTCAGAGAGTTAAAACGGCCAGTGTTCGCAGTGCTGATTATGGCTCGGCTTCCATTGGTGGAGGCTTGTTGATTTTTATTGGTATTGAAGATGCCGACGAAACCGGAGATCTTGAATGGCTTTGTGGAAAAGTTGCCCGATTAAGGGTTTTTGACGACGCCGACGGTGTGATGAATTTGTCTGTAATGGAAACAACCGGTCAGCTGATGGTTATCAGTCAGTTTACTTTGCATGCTAGCACAAAAAAGGGGAATCGTCCATCATATATCAAAGCGGCTACTCCGGATAAAGCCATTCCACTTTATGAAGCTTTTGTGAAACGGCTTAAAGATGAAACCGGATTACAAGTTGAAACAGGGTGGTTTGGCGCTCATATGGAAGTTGAGCTGATAAACGATGGCCCGGTAACAATCATTATAGATTCGCGCAACAGAGAGTAATTTTACTGATTTGTTATTATTTTCTTTACATAAAAAAAGCCCCGGGATACCGGGGCTTTTTTTAATTATCCTGTTCAGGCTAGAAAGATAAACTCATCCCAAAGCTGGGCATAACAGGCAATTGATATACTTTCTCTCCGGTAATCCTGTTTACATAAAAAATGTTGTCTCTATCGTAAATGTTGGTTACACTCAGGTTGAGTTCGAGCATACCGTTATCAC
Coding sequences within it:
- the lgt gene encoding prolipoprotein diacylglyceryl transferase, with product MLLNQINWDISPLIFHIGGLQIRWYGLFFALSFYLGYLILEKQVFKRENISVNVLDRLATYVVIGTVVGARLGHVFFYQPAEYLADPISILKIWEGGLASHGAAVGILLALILFVRKTGKTYLWTLDRVVIVVALGGFFIRMGNLMNSEIYGHFTSLPWGFVFLRDGETIPRHPTQIYEALSYLALFFALLHYYRKNYKTMKEGTIFGVFLIVLFGVRFLIEFLKENQVKFEEGMSLNMGQWLSIPFILAGVALIWYVRNKPDAVAKK
- a CDS encoding glycosyltransferase; translated protein: MKSDKVRVLICPLDWGLGHATRCIPLIRELIENGAEVIVGSDGLQLTLLQTEFPGIEFVRLPGYNVSYGKRLPVAIKVLTDAPRLLRMIAKEHKEMNKIIRELQPDMVISDNRYGLWNKNVYSVFITHQVNIIAPAALMLYAPVLRLATRYHMKHYDESWIPDFAGKLNLSGKLSHGRNLPQNTSYIGLLSRFDQLKATKRSQRRYDVVAIVSGPEPQRTIFENKLLARLPLPDKHCLLLRGIPGDTQIKPLRKGLDIADHLETEELGSILHQKPVVICRAGYSTLMDIAYTGNKAVLIPTPGQTEQEFLAKNLHKAGIYAARKQKDFDLSEAYNQAIACSGFNLPQNHTYYQGVIYKLMQKLKSEKSIHPKKG
- the dprA gene encoding DNA-protecting protein DprA, which encodes MAIDQQTLLYQIALTLLPGVGDVNARKLVSYTGSPEAVFTEKKANLLRIPGMGSFTADLIIQNRDVLKRAAEEVEFVDKFKIEPVFYTSDGYPERLKHCADSPVLIYKSGNADLNSPRIVSIVGTRRATEYGKEICRKLVSGLVEMDVLVISGLAYGIDTCAHKSALDEGLSTVGVLAHGLDRIYPPLNKGLAERMVNQGGLVTEFPSQTNPDRENFPKRNRIIAGLADATIVIEAGAKGGALITADIANSYNRDVFAVPGRIGDPASEGCNNLIKTNRAALVQSANDIRYIMGWDKLNAKAIPAQTRLFVQLDADQENVVRILTENGDCSLDKICNCSGVQTSKVAAALLSLEFEGIVKSLPGKIYRLI
- a CDS encoding cupin domain-containing protein, which codes for MVEVKRLNEAEIREMGIRNWAIWEKEESRFAHTYDEEEWCYFLEGEVIIETDAGNYPIKPGDFVIFHNGLNCVWDIRQAVRKHYLFK
- the rsgA gene encoding ribosome small subunit-dependent GTPase A; this translates as MMGVVIRSTGSFCTVLADNGKTIECKLKGNFRIRGIRSTNPVAVGDRVGFSFLPEQETGLIHKIEERQNYIIRKATRLSAMSHIIATNIDQAVIMVTLVKPRTSTGFIDRFLVTAEAYHIPAFIVFNKCDQYTTVEAAAMNQMIQLYEGLGYPCLVTSAITGQGVEDVKKLFIDKVNLLSGHSGVGKTALINAVEPGVIRKVGEISDYHHKGKHTTTFAEMIPLSFGGFVIDTPGIKEFGLVNFEKQEVPERFPEMRNLMHQCQFNNCTHVHEPGCAVKKALTNGLISQSRYANYLSILNDEYFDETEWD
- a CDS encoding D-tyrosyl-tRNA(Tyr) deacylase, with the protein product MRLLIQRVKTASVRSADYGSASIGGGLLIFIGIEDADETGDLEWLCGKVARLRVFDDADGVMNLSVMETTGQLMVISQFTLHASTKKGNRPSYIKAATPDKAIPLYEAFVKRLKDETGLQVETGWFGAHMEVELINDGPVTIIIDSRNRE